CTGTCCATCCATCCCCATCATATAGCTCAAAGTAAGTCGACTTTAATCACATTATGAACATTTTTTCCCCCTTAAAAGCCTTTTTAGATTTCTATCTTTTAGATCAGACTATTTGTGAACCTatgttttacaaaaatttgctaCAACAATTAGAAAGTGTTCtgcaaacaaataacaaacaacaaaaatatttttgtgaataGCATGTTTATGAACATTTTGGTTTAAAGCTAGGACTACCGTTAGAtctcttattatttcttttatgttttgCTATTTATCCTTATCTGTTGTCATACAAAATCTAGTTACATACTCGAAGTATTTATTAGTCTACACCTTTTCATTTCACAAACAAATAAGGAGTCAGAGCAAGTAAGGACACAGTTCGTCCAATTCAAAAACTAATTTTCTCGTAGATCAAATTCTGTCCTGTTTCCGAGTGCTAGTCTCCCAGGTTCTGTTCCGGAGGTTCATTGATGTGTGAGTCCCGCGAAGAACTGGCACTGAGATATTAACACCCAAATAAAGTAATGCGGGCAGTCGGGGGTAGAGTTTGTCTGCACGAGGAAATTCTATCCACTGGGCTTGCGTCCGGTATCGATGGTTCACGCCTTACCTCGCAGGGACAATTACTGGGAGGTACTAAGGCTACCATCATAATTTCCTGTATTTTACCCTTACACCGTCCCCATGCCGGCTCGTACACTAGGTTCTGACACTCATACGGGTACGCTGACCGCCGCTTCGCCGGCGCTCGCTATAGGGGCTCACTGAGGACTGCTTAGCCACTCTCTTGTGGTTCCTGTGCTTGTGTGACTGTACATAGTATACACTGAACTTACTCAGTCTTTATCCCGCTCTACACATATGTACATCAATATAAAAGGAGCTGGGCCCAACCAGCCTCTCACTGCGGGTCAAGTAAGTGCAAATCCTCAGACCTATGAACAAAGCCGTATGTTCCACTCCGCTAGCAGTCTTAGAGACGCCGGTTACCTCCAGCTCGCAGCAGTTCCTCGTGATCCTCCTCTGACCGACCGTACTGCTCGAGAGTTGCACTTGTTGTTCTCTGGCTCATTTCTGCTCTTCTACCTCGTTCCATTCGCTGACCCAACAATGGCTCGGATGAATGGCAAGATGCGAAACTGCGGCTTTTATAGAAGAGAAAGTGGACGCAAAATAAGAGCGCTACAAAACCTTGCCGTACCAGCGGCACGCGTCTTTCAGATGTTGTGGAAAAAAGCAGTTTCCGTAAATCCACGGATCtaagggaaaaggaaaagtaaactctttttttctcaaatgtaAGAATTTGAGAACTCCTTTAGTCTAGTCGTCTAGTGAGATGTGATTACTGCGGTGGTACCGAAAATTAACAATTAGGAACTTTCTAGAACAAAGCATAGGACATGGAAGACTTTTCAGTTCGATCCTTTTCGTTATCATATCATGGAACTGAGAGgggtgtaacgcagtcgggAAGAGGTTCTTCTGATACTAAACTTTTGATCAACAGTTTGAAACCTCTttgtgccaaccaagccttttaacactccgcggtcgataaattggcgcCAGATTTGTCtagtaggataaaaacactatcCTGACAtgtcggctagcccccgtaagccctgtataggccagtcacacatccgtaaacctcaaacgctTTCGAATTGagatggcgcatcccaagcggattgactgacgctagacattttatcctttatcctttatcctttattatggAATTCTCCAGAAGAAGACGAAGGAAAGAGCTTATGATAAATTTGATGCAAATGGTTAGGTGGTTAATGCCCATATTTCAGAATCTACCTTTTTCTGCGAAAACTAATTccataaatttatattttggAGATTAGAGTAAGAAactattttcgaaaaaattctcaCGTCTTGGCGGTGCTTTTACGAtgttgcaaatattttttagtATTGTTCAATTTTTGGAGCACttgtgatgaaaaaaatgtattacCAGTACATTTTACGATTGTTTGCTTTTCCAGACGACATCGACGGGAACGTCTTGCAAAACGGATCGATACTCTCTCTGCTATACTATTTCCATCGCTCTTCTCGCTTTTTAACATTGCCTACTGGTCTCATTATCTACGTTCAGACGGCTAATACCACGCTAACGCATCGTTGTTCCAATTTCCGCGGGCACGGTGGCCTCAGTGGAGAGTCTTAACGAACCCGCCGCTCAGATACCGACACCAGTCGTCTGCCCACCTCTGCGCTTCGTTGTGCTGAATTATAATATGTCGTCCTTAAATGAACTGCCAACAAATTTGTGATATTTCAATGACACTTATTAGTTGATGTTTTTACGCCAGAGTTAACTATAAACCAAATATTTCACTCGTTCTTTCAATAGATATTTGTTCATTATGTTCATTCTGCATGGATTTCTGCATGTTGTTACCTCGTGTATAACGTTATGCTcaaatttcacttattttgttGTACCTAACGACGATATAGAACAAcgattattcatttatatattACTGGAATATTAAGAGCAATATTTACAATTGTTTATTCCTTAATTGTTGTTGATAGATGAAGATTTTtcgactatttttttctctccaagaAACACTTCCAGTGTGTCTTCAAGAACACTTTTGCGGATGATTCTCTCCGGAAATATGTATAAGCAAATTGTTTTTGAGGAGGCATCAAAACACatatgcacacacacacacactcattcttatcgactttttttttcgtaaagcCAACATAACCCCGCTGACTGGCAGCTTTGACCATGCAAGTTGGGGATCACATGACGCTcgtgaagaggaaaaaaggaataatatGTAGGGCACAGAGCAAAACACGCGGAAAACTACGCACCTGAATCGCTCGGGGAATGTCGTTCATTGGCATCGTGCCAAGTGGGATAAGGCGATCCGGCGCCATTTGACATTGCGCCAACAAATCATCGTTCACGAAACGGCTCACCTCGTCGGTGTGTTCGGGTTTCGCCTGAATAAGGATGTGATTACGATTAGACTAGAGGTAAACGTCCAAAATCACGAAAgggaacaaagaaaatgcCCTCGTAAGTATTTCAGGATTACCGTGAACTTGTTAGTGGACTAGAGAAAATCttaagaaattctaaaaagttCTAAAATAGGATCCATATCAGTTAGGAGAccagaaaatcaaataaaaaggatGAGGAAAATAATTGCAAGGAATACTGAGTATCTGTGAagactttcatttttttattttttcgacgAAACTTTGAAAGAAGATATTGTACTGGGGATTACTGACTTGGGGATTTCATCTCCACCAGGATCCACTGGAAAGTTGGAGAAAGTTCTGGAGAATATGGTGGGTGAAGGAGATTCTCGCGGCCTAACTCGTTCAACTTCAGCAGCGTCACCTTTGGAAAGTGTGGTCCTGTATTGTCGTGGAGGAGAATCGGACCCTTTCTGATCGCTATCGCTGGAAGAAGAAGGTAGAAGAAGTTGGATTTTTCGGTGTATTTCGTCCAATTCTTTGCAGTACTTCTCTGTGGTGATGGCCCTGCCAGGTTTCATGATTCTACACCTGTAGCACACCACCACACAGTCACTATGGTCTTCTTCGGGTCCATTTTCTGGTACGGGAAGTGGTTGGGAGCTTCATTTTCTCCATCCATAAAGCAGGACGCTTTTTGTTGTCGTAAAGGATCCATTTCTCATTGTATCGATCGGAATAGATCGTTCTTGTTGCGCAATAGAAGCGTTGAAAAGATCTCGAAACGAGGGATTTTTGGAACTCGCTCAGTTCATGCGGCACCCACTTATTCAACCTTTTcacctttccaattttctcCGAGCGACGAAGGACTGTTGAATGGTCAACGCATAGTTCTTGGGCAACCTCTCGTGCTGTTTTAAGCAGATCATCTTCGATGACTCCTTTCAGTAGGCGGCCATGACCCTTTTTATATTCGAGACTAATATCGTCACGACTAAACCTTCGGAAACAACGCCGTACCGTAAATTTACTGGTGCTTCCCTCCATTCCAAATAGCAAAGCGTTGATATTCCGAGCTGTTTCCGTTGCAGACCTACCCAGCATGATAGAAGATAGAGGAAGATTTGGTAAAAATCTTGCCTAGATGTGTTATCTTCTGTCTTGGTACTGACCAAATACAGATTGTCGTTCAAGACCACTTCAGCACAAGTAACTGTAACGAAGTGCGGTATAAAACGCTAAACGGCTTCTAATATTAACGTTGACTGTAACGGGAAAAAATTTGCCGTGAAGATAAGGCAACGAAAACGCGACTCgcttttgcaccaacctaataacAAGCGTTATCAAGCGAGTTGTAAGaaaatatgctttttttttagttccagtcaattttccattttggACTCAAGCGTTACCTAtttctacatttaaaaaaatgaaaatacgcACGAATTTGATACAGCCTACAGAAAACATCTGAGCCTAGGAGAGATTACTGTAGAGTACTGTAGCAATACGGAAACGACGTTGCAACCCTTAATAGTGGGCATTAAACATCAAAGAAATTAACACCGTCACACATTATCTTCCTGTTCTCTCGTTCCTTGCTAACGCATCACTATATCGTCGAAGAAAATGGTTCACTGCTAAGCAACTGCAGCACCATCAAaagacgttgaaaaaaaaaaatatctatgcagaaataaaatttagagGTAAGTCGAACGGTCCTGGAATACCAATAATTTGCTCACATTTCTTGAATCTTATGCACCTAAGCGTCCAAAAAACATCTTGAATTCGTTCGGGAGATTTCCCCTTAACCGGAGAATCAAATTAGGCGATGCTGCAAACAGCTTGAATAGATTACGTCCAAATCAAAGTGagcagaatttttcgaaatcaaaCGTCCTGATTTTTGGTGCATATTCCTTGAGGGAGATTTCTTCCAAGAATTTTGTGGATTCTAATAGAATCAGTCAACTTAAGCTACATTCTAACGAATAACTGCTCCATCCTGACTGATAgggcaagagaaaaaatttttgagttgGGTTTCAATGCATAAATTTTGAGCTGCACGGTACTAAACTTTTATGTACTGTAGCTCAATTTTATCATACGGATACAGCAACGCGACAGATTTCTGTATTATATAAGTTCACTAAAATAAACTATTCATAAGTAGAAGAATGATCGATTCCTTATTCAgtgaaaataaagtagaataaaaaacaattctaaatatataaaaagtaaaaactccACTAAAAAGATCAGCCAGATACGATAAAATACAGTAacttttgaaacaatttttttttggaaaatgttaGTTCTcttcaaacgaaaaaaaaactcacccaGTAACTAAACATCACAGGTACAGTACTCAAGCATTGAACGTTCACTTTAGCCCTATCCATATCCTTCAAACGTTCTTTCGTATCAAAACAGTTCGGTTCCACGACCCTAATAAATTCCTGTTGTAGTGAACGGTACGTGATTGCGATGAAATCTTAGATGTCACCTGAACAATTTCTCATTCTTCATCATATTTGTGGTACCATCTTCTCTATGATCCAATGTGACAAAACCACCATAGCCGAATTTCTGAAAAGGACGACAGTTCCAAAGCATAAGTCAGTTTGGCTAGTAGGTTTTAATATATTAAATAGGAAAACCAATATGTTAGTtagaaaaaaccattttcttctaaaaagcAACATCTAGCGAAATGAAAATCGCTAAATTCACAGCAAGTTCCCAAGTGCTCTTATAAAACTACattaggaatttcttttttcaattacaaCACTCAAAGGCTGGGTGTCGCTTTTTTATGTTCCGCTATGTAAGCAATTTTTGATAGAACGCGCGAACGACCATGTCGTCGTGTGCAATCAAAttaatatcatgatcatgctacaTTATATATGCTATAttgcttattctgtcacgtgtgtgggTGTTTCAATcaggaaatttcagaaaacagTGAGGCGGACCCAACGGCGTGGAATTGGTGCACGTTAAATGCCAGGACGCGTCAAAATGGTGTGCAACGGGTTCCATTCGGCGACGAAGTGGTTTTCCGTggtgcagtagtatcgcgcaTCCTCCTTCTTCAGGAAGTGGAAACACAgttgcaaacggctgcttaaaggcaccatCTCACGAATCTCACGTGGTGTAGATTTCCGAAGGACAAaccctatacgggatcgcagatccCGAGATCCCAGTGGCGTTTCACTCTTCCCTCCCTCAtcgtagtttaaaaaaagcagcgtGAAAGACTCGGtatttcacgacgatttcaggtGTAACGCTCCACTctcgtacacgcgccgcattcgGCTGCGCAGCGGTCAAAAGCCAGTGAAATCTCCTCGATTGCCTATTCAGGTGAAAactatgaataggttgctgaggggatcAGAACGTAGAGGAggatacatagaggagcgtccTAACGTTCCTCATAGGAACTAAaccggttcccacgccgtttttttttaggacgattagggagagggaggtgagcggaaccactcctgatcccgcaatATACAACTCCATCTTCAGCTTttgccgtggattccctcaccaggTCAGATTCATGCTCCCCGTTAAATAGTAACCAAAAGTCTACATGATCTGGCGTAGGTCctcatctttatcagtactATGACGAGGTtcacttcacgtcattttatgctatCACATTATTCTGTGATAACGGTTGCAGTGAGCAGGAGGAAATTCCacacttcgagtaatgctttcaaattgtgtccaCATTATACTGGTATAGAAGGAAAGTGAAATTGAAGTTccaatgttctccaaatgtagaactcaCGCGTTCAGAAACAAAACTATAGAATCTTTCTaaatttgttaaaggcatcaacccacgaatctgaggtggtacggatttcaggtggagtattcgcatacaggATAGTACATTAAGTAGAGTAcggagattccgtccatttcttcctaagtgccgtaaaaaacagcctggaagatgcggcgcgtgcacaaggctgacgcgctccaattgaactccttgtagaaaatagcgcgccggaacgcccgaaaccgtatcttctgggccgtttttacggtaattaggaagaaatgaacgggatcacaattctctcc
This window of the Necator americanus strain Aroian chromosome III, whole genome shotgun sequence genome carries:
- a CDS encoding hypothetical protein (NECATOR_CHRIII.G9134.T2), which encodes MFRFRFAFLSVMSEIHTSSAIKFGYGGFVTLDHREDGTTNMMKNEKLFRVVEPNCFDTKERLKDMDRAKVNVQCLSTVPVMFSYWAKPEHTDEVSRFVNDDLLAQCQMAPDRLIPLGTMPMNDIPRAIQPLLGQRMERGRRAEMSQRTTSATLEQYGRSEEDHEELLRAGGNRRL